One genomic region from Erythrobacter mangrovi encodes:
- a CDS encoding S8 family serine peptidase, with protein MKISVGRIAAVSAVALASAGSVSTGTAQSTAAKGAKIDNAYICVFNPGLVAKSNVRAEAARSANAAGGRVGFTYQNTIRGFSINASAQGISRMQANNPRIAYCEQDQLMSIDAQGRGKKPGGGGGSPPPETDPWGVVRVGGGLTGITKTAWVIDTGIDYDHPDLNVDTSRAASFTRESDGNDLNGHGTHVAGIIGAKRGNGIGVYGVAPGIKVVPVKVLTRNGSGSNSGVIAGIDYAADNFSTGDVANMSLGGGFSQALNDAVVTAAGSGLKFAIAAGNESTDANTRSPASANGANIYTISSFAKGDKWSSFSNYGNPPIDYAEPGSSIYSTYKDGGYATLSGTSMASPHAAGLLLLGGISNGGPVSGDPDNNPDMIGIN; from the coding sequence ATGAAAATTTCCGTCGGGCGTATTGCGGCCGTTAGCGCCGTCGCGCTTGCCAGTGCCGGCTCGGTTTCGACCGGCACGGCCCAATCGACTGCGGCTAAGGGAGCCAAGATCGACAACGCCTATATCTGCGTTTTCAATCCGGGCCTGGTCGCGAAGAGCAATGTTCGGGCTGAAGCCGCTCGGTCGGCCAATGCCGCTGGAGGGCGCGTAGGATTCACCTACCAGAACACCATTCGCGGTTTCTCGATCAATGCGTCGGCCCAAGGCATCAGCAGGATGCAGGCGAACAATCCGCGCATCGCCTATTGCGAGCAGGATCAGCTGATGAGCATCGATGCCCAGGGCAGGGGCAAGAAGCCCGGCGGCGGTGGCGGGTCTCCTCCTCCAGAGACCGATCCCTGGGGTGTCGTGCGCGTCGGCGGTGGCCTGACCGGCATCACCAAGACCGCATGGGTGATCGATACCGGCATCGACTACGACCATCCGGACCTGAACGTCGACACGAGCCGCGCAGCCAGCTTCACGCGCGAAAGCGACGGCAACGACCTTAACGGCCACGGCACCCATGTCGCCGGCATTATCGGCGCCAAACGGGGCAATGGCATCGGGGTCTATGGCGTAGCGCCGGGGATCAAGGTCGTCCCGGTCAAGGTACTGACCCGCAACGGTTCCGGGTCGAACAGCGGCGTGATCGCGGGCATCGATTACGCAGCCGACAATTTTTCGACGGGCGATGTCGCCAACATGAGCCTCGGTGGAGGGTTCAGCCAGGCGCTCAACGATGCGGTAGTAACGGCGGCCGGCAGCGGCCTGAAGTTCGCAATCGCCGCGGGGAATGAGAGCACGGATGCGAACACCCGGTCGCCCGCATCGGCCAATGGGGCGAACATCTACACCATCTCGTCCTTTGCGAAGGGTGACAAGTGGTCGAGCTTCTCGAATTACGGCAATCCGCCCATCGACTATGCGGAGCCGGGTTCTTCGATCTACTCGACCTACAAGGACGGCGGCTACGCAACGCTTTCGGGCACCTCGATGGCCAGCCCGCATGCTGCGGGCCTGCTGCTGCTCGGCGGAATCTCGAATGGCGGACCTGTCAGTGGAGATCCGGATAACAATCCGGACATGATCGGCATCAACTAA
- a CDS encoding alpha/beta fold hydrolase, which produces MKRFWRVLGVVVALLVIGFFALRVPDTDPDAMWAKYGGPPSQKLDFPDGRTYHIRDEGPRDAPVIVQLHGSNADLHTWQKWTEALDDHYRVIRYDQRGHGLTGAVPDDRYDIDAFVEDVDQVADALELERFTLAGNSMGGGIAMAYALAHPERLDALVLVDASGAPIDRRGGGNIIFNLAGKPVIGDLLSQFLPRSLVKKSYSQSVSNQAVVTDAAIDRYWELARYPGNRDATRQRFGTPRRSFTAEQVAAMKVPTLVIWGEEDALIPFDAAKWYMANLPNATLVAYPGIGHIPMEEAADRSATDLEAWLGKTLATGKDANGT; this is translated from the coding sequence ATGAAACGGTTTTGGCGTGTCCTGGGCGTAGTTGTCGCTCTACTCGTGATCGGTTTCTTCGCCCTTCGCGTACCCGACACCGATCCGGACGCGATGTGGGCGAAATATGGCGGCCCGCCATCGCAGAAGCTCGATTTTCCCGATGGTCGGACCTACCACATTCGCGATGAGGGACCGCGCGACGCGCCCGTGATTGTGCAGTTGCATGGCTCAAACGCCGACCTGCACACCTGGCAGAAATGGACCGAAGCGCTCGACGATCACTACCGCGTGATCCGATATGACCAGCGCGGCCACGGCCTGACCGGCGCGGTTCCCGATGATCGGTACGATATCGATGCCTTCGTCGAAGATGTCGACCAGGTGGCCGATGCACTCGAGCTCGAACGCTTCACGCTTGCGGGCAATTCGATGGGGGGCGGGATCGCCATGGCCTATGCCCTCGCGCATCCCGAGAGGCTCGACGCGCTGGTACTGGTCGATGCGAGTGGCGCACCGATCGACCGCAGGGGCGGCGGCAATATCATCTTCAATCTCGCGGGCAAGCCGGTGATCGGTGACTTGCTGAGCCAGTTTCTCCCGCGCTCGCTGGTGAAGAAGAGCTACTCGCAGAGCGTCTCCAACCAGGCCGTGGTCACCGATGCGGCGATCGACCGCTACTGGGAGCTTGCCCGATACCCGGGCAACCGCGACGCAACGCGCCAACGTTTCGGCACTCCGCGCCGCAGCTTCACCGCCGAACAAGTGGCCGCGATGAAGGTCCCGACGCTGGTCATATGGGGTGAGGAGGATGCGCTGATCCCCTTCGACGCGGCCAAATGGTACATGGCGAACCTGCCAAACGCCACGCTGGTCGCCTATCCGGGCATCGGGCACATTCCGATGGAAGAGGCCGCTGATCGCAGCGCCACCGACCTGGAGGCATGGCTTGGAAAGACTTTGGCCACAGGCAAGGATGCCAACGGGACCTGA
- a CDS encoding parallel beta-helix domain-containing protein, with amino-acid sequence MFRMTLAAALLASSAPALAATHTITPGEGAQERLQEALILAEPGDEIVLSAGRYAINDGLSLDVEGVTIRGAGMDGTVLDFTGQQGAGEGLLVTSDNVTLRDFALENPKGDGIKSKGADNIVYHRIRVTWTNGPAATNGAYGLYPVESDGILIDGCKVTGASDAGIYVGQSNRITVRNSIAEANVAGIEIENSRNALVEHNIATRNTGGILVFDLPGLPVMGGGNVIVANNLVVANDTPNFAPPGNIVAGVRRGTGIMVMANDRVLVENNILSGNPTAPIMVVAYPQQYDDPRYEPIPRNVTIGANLIDQGGYDPQIEGKEALMAAFGGELPPLLWDGLGNPATTLAVAPGIVGWNLNLQEQGQGLGDAQPTLLQNAPRPVEVFYREGIGAPAALDERLSR; translated from the coding sequence ATGTTCCGAATGACACTTGCCGCTGCGCTGCTCGCCAGCTCGGCTCCTGCATTGGCCGCAACACACACTATCACGCCGGGCGAAGGCGCGCAGGAACGGCTGCAGGAAGCGCTGATCCTCGCTGAACCAGGCGACGAGATCGTACTGTCCGCCGGACGCTATGCGATTAACGACGGGCTCAGCCTCGACGTGGAGGGTGTGACCATCCGCGGCGCGGGAATGGATGGCACGGTACTCGACTTCACCGGGCAGCAGGGCGCGGGCGAGGGGCTTCTGGTCACCAGCGACAACGTCACCCTTCGCGATTTCGCGCTGGAGAACCCCAAGGGTGATGGGATCAAGTCGAAGGGCGCGGACAATATCGTCTATCACCGCATCCGGGTGACCTGGACCAATGGCCCGGCCGCCACCAACGGCGCCTATGGCCTCTATCCGGTCGAAAGCGACGGCATCCTGATCGATGGCTGCAAGGTAACGGGCGCCTCCGACGCGGGAATCTATGTCGGCCAATCGAACCGCATCACCGTGCGCAATTCGATCGCCGAGGCCAATGTTGCCGGGATCGAGATCGAGAACAGCCGCAACGCGCTGGTCGAACACAATATCGCCACGCGCAATACCGGCGGCATTCTGGTGTTCGACCTGCCCGGCCTTCCGGTGATGGGCGGCGGCAACGTCATCGTCGCCAACAATCTGGTTGTGGCCAATGATACCCCCAATTTCGCACCGCCGGGCAATATCGTTGCTGGTGTGCGTCGCGGAACCGGGATCATGGTCATGGCCAATGACCGGGTGCTGGTCGAAAACAACATCCTTTCGGGCAACCCGACCGCGCCGATAATGGTCGTCGCCTACCCCCAGCAATATGACGATCCGCGCTATGAGCCGATCCCGCGCAATGTCACGATCGGGGCGAACCTGATCGATCAGGGCGGCTACGACCCGCAGATCGAAGGCAAGGAAGCCCTGATGGCGGCATTCGGCGGCGAGTTGCCGCCGCTGCTGTGGGACGGGCTGGGCAATCCGGCGACCACGCTTGCGGTCGCACCGGGCATCGTAGGCTGGAATCTCAACCTGCAGGAACAGGGCCAAGGTCTCGGCGACGCGCAGCCGACGCTGCTGCAAAACGCGCCGCGCCCGGTCGAGGTGTTCTACCGCGAGGGGATCGGCGCGCCTGCCGCGCTCGACGAGAGGCTTAGCAGATGA
- a CDS encoding fatty acid--CoA ligase, producing MKVEKQRLTFDELIGHWAQEKPDATALEQDGKAITFAELENRTRRIVAMLAAHGIGKGDRIAWLGKNARHYFELFYAAARAGIVMVPIGWRLAAPEIAYILGDTGAKALFIDHDFDELAALSCQQMESPPEVIDTPTAMAEIAVAPANDFEPAGPDDAVLQLYTSGTTGNPKGAVLTNRNLFALRMPAEEAGQPWSKWDEDEAILVCMPCAHIGGTGLGIMAIAAGIRGIVQAEFTPAGVLQAFEQGITRLFIVPAALQMVIQHPLAKTTDFSAVKYVMYGAAPIPLDLLREAVKTMPDAGFLQCYGMTETTGTIAMLPPDDHVLDGNQRMRSAGRAVPGTELRVVGEDGQELPRGEVGELIVKSPSNMAGYWNLPDATASALIDGWMHTGDAAYMDEDGYVYIQDRMKDMIISGGENVYPAQVESAIYGHPAVAEVAVIGVPDDTWGEAVKACVVPKPGADLDPNDIIAWTRERLAGFKVPKSIDVIDVLPRNASGKILRRELRAPYWEGRDRQVN from the coding sequence ATGAAGGTGGAGAAGCAGCGGCTGACTTTTGACGAGCTGATCGGGCATTGGGCGCAGGAGAAGCCTGATGCCACGGCACTCGAGCAGGACGGCAAGGCGATTACTTTCGCCGAACTGGAGAATCGGACGCGGCGGATCGTGGCGATGTTGGCCGCGCACGGGATCGGCAAGGGCGATCGAATCGCCTGGCTTGGCAAGAACGCCCGCCACTATTTCGAACTGTTCTATGCAGCGGCGCGCGCCGGTATCGTGATGGTCCCCATCGGTTGGCGCCTCGCGGCACCGGAAATTGCCTACATTCTTGGCGACACCGGGGCCAAGGCGCTGTTCATCGATCACGACTTTGACGAACTTGCCGCTCTCTCCTGCCAGCAGATGGAATCGCCACCCGAGGTGATCGACACTCCAACCGCCATGGCAGAGATCGCAGTTGCACCGGCCAATGATTTCGAGCCTGCCGGACCCGACGATGCGGTGCTCCAGCTCTACACCTCGGGAACCACGGGCAATCCCAAGGGTGCAGTCCTGACCAACCGCAACCTCTTCGCGCTGCGCATGCCGGCCGAAGAGGCCGGCCAACCCTGGTCGAAATGGGATGAGGATGAAGCGATCCTGGTCTGCATGCCCTGCGCGCACATTGGCGGTACCGGGCTGGGCATTATGGCCATCGCCGCCGGCATTCGCGGCATCGTGCAGGCCGAATTCACGCCGGCGGGTGTGCTGCAGGCTTTCGAACAAGGCATCACCCGGCTGTTCATCGTCCCTGCTGCACTACAGATGGTGATCCAGCATCCGCTCGCGAAGACCACCGATTTCTCGGCGGTGAAGTATGTCATGTACGGCGCTGCGCCGATCCCGCTCGATCTGCTGCGCGAGGCGGTGAAGACCATGCCGGATGCAGGCTTCCTGCAATGTTACGGCATGACCGAAACCACCGGCACCATCGCTATGCTACCGCCCGATGATCACGTGCTTGACGGCAACCAACGGATGCGCAGCGCGGGCAGGGCGGTTCCGGGAACGGAACTGCGGGTCGTCGGCGAGGACGGGCAGGAATTGCCGCGCGGCGAAGTCGGCGAACTGATCGTCAAGAGCCCGTCGAACATGGCCGGTTACTGGAACCTGCCCGATGCGACCGCTTCCGCGCTGATCGACGGTTGGATGCACACCGGGGATGCGGCCTATATGGATGAGGACGGCTACGTCTATATCCAGGACCGCATGAAGGACATGATCATCTCTGGCGGTGAGAACGTCTATCCGGCGCAGGTCGAAAGCGCGATCTATGGACACCCTGCAGTGGCTGAGGTGGCTGTGATCGGCGTGCCGGACGATACCTGGGGCGAAGCGGTCAAGGCCTGTGTCGTGCCCAAGCCGGGCGCTGACCTGGATCCCAACGATATCATCGCCTGGACGCGCGAGCGTTTGGCCGGGTTCAAGGTACCCAAGTCGATCGACGTCATCGATGTCCTGCCGCGTAATGCGAGCGGCAAGATCCTGCGCCGGGAACTGCGTGCACCCTATTGGGAAGGGCGTGACCGACAGGTCAATTGA
- a CDS encoding entericidin A/B family lipoprotein produces the protein MRKIMLVLGLAAMTLGTAACNTVKGLGRDIESVGQAGDDVT, from the coding sequence ATGCGCAAGATCATGCTCGTACTCGGCCTCGCCGCCATGACCCTCGGCACCGCCGCCTGCAATACCGTCAAAGGCCTTGGCCGCGACATCGAATCGGTCGGCCAGGCAGGCGACGACGTCACCTGA
- a CDS encoding SO2930 family diheme c-type cytochrome has product MRHVAWAACAALALAGALAVQASPTAVVNEATITEPGLPRTLAEFGFFTDAPQQVPAEGVMPYRLNTPLYSDGAEKLRFIYVPKGAKALAQGEKLLELPVGTALIKTFAFPEGGKRRLIETRVLLHRADGWLALPYLWNEEQTEARLAVAGARLDLVTPKGEAISYRVPNKNQCKECHGLEGAVIPIGPKVRNLSHDWLASMVAAGHLDAMPQDADQLPLWEERDGVPVVKAARAYLDVNCAHCHRPGATASNSGLDLRWEQQDPHALGIGKRPVAAGRGAGGFLFDIVPGSPDHSILPYRMSTTEGGIAMPEIGKSTVDEEGLAVVRRWIEEMAP; this is encoded by the coding sequence ATGAGGCATGTCGCCTGGGCGGCCTGCGCCGCGCTGGCCCTGGCCGGCGCATTGGCGGTGCAGGCCAGCCCGACTGCAGTCGTAAACGAAGCGACGATCACCGAACCGGGCCTGCCGCGCACCCTGGCCGAGTTCGGCTTCTTCACGGATGCTCCCCAACAAGTCCCGGCTGAGGGGGTGATGCCCTATCGCCTCAACACCCCGCTCTATTCGGACGGGGCGGAGAAGTTGCGCTTCATCTATGTTCCCAAGGGGGCAAAGGCGTTGGCGCAGGGTGAGAAGCTGCTCGAACTCCCGGTCGGCACCGCCCTGATCAAGACCTTCGCCTTCCCGGAAGGTGGCAAGCGCCGCCTGATTGAAACGCGGGTGCTGCTGCACCGTGCGGATGGCTGGCTGGCACTTCCTTACCTGTGGAACGAGGAACAGACCGAGGCACGGCTGGCAGTCGCCGGCGCGCGGCTCGATCTCGTCACCCCCAAGGGCGAAGCGATCAGCTATCGCGTTCCGAACAAGAACCAGTGCAAGGAATGCCACGGCCTCGAAGGAGCCGTCATCCCGATCGGACCCAAGGTGCGGAATCTTTCGCATGACTGGCTCGCGAGTATGGTTGCAGCGGGTCATCTCGACGCGATGCCGCAGGATGCCGACCAGTTGCCGCTGTGGGAAGAGCGTGACGGCGTGCCGGTGGTCAAGGCCGCACGCGCCTATCTCGACGTCAATTGTGCGCATTGCCACCGGCCCGGTGCAACTGCCTCGAACAGCGGGCTCGACCTACGGTGGGAACAGCAGGATCCGCATGCGCTGGGGATCGGCAAGCGCCCCGTCGCAGCCGGACGGGGAGCGGGTGGTTTCCTGTTCGACATCGTGCCGGGTTCGCCCGACCATTCGATCCTGCCCTATCGCATGTCGACCACCGAGGGGGGGATTGCCATGCCTGAAATCGGCAAGTCGACGGTCGACGAGGAAGGGCTCGCGGTGGTACGCCGCTGGATCGAGGAGATGGCCCCATGA
- a CDS encoding NAD(P)H-binding protein: protein MSEPLRIALVGATGLIGGKVMEACIGREDLRLTGIARREAPLPKGIRMELFVAEPDRWGEVIEAVRPKAVICALGTTWKKAGQDEAAFRAVDQDLVLSVAKAAKDHGVGRFVHVSSVGADFASKTFYLRVKGEVERDLAKLRFDRLDVLQPGLLLGNRPNDHRPAERMGILAAPVLNLMLHGGMRKYRGIRAETVAEAAMSLAKRAARGRFVHDNDGILRAARALAKPEQT, encoded by the coding sequence ATGTCTGAGCCGCTGCGCATCGCACTGGTCGGCGCCACCGGCCTGATCGGCGGTAAGGTGATGGAAGCCTGCATCGGGCGCGAAGACCTGCGGCTGACCGGCATTGCCCGGCGCGAGGCACCGCTGCCCAAGGGTATCCGCATGGAGCTGTTCGTCGCCGAGCCTGATCGTTGGGGCGAAGTGATCGAGGCGGTGCGCCCGAAGGCGGTCATCTGTGCGCTCGGCACGACCTGGAAGAAGGCGGGACAGGACGAAGCGGCATTCCGGGCGGTGGACCAGGACCTTGTTCTTTCGGTTGCAAAGGCTGCCAAGGACCATGGCGTCGGGCGGTTCGTCCACGTCAGTTCGGTCGGGGCGGATTTCGCCTCCAAGACCTTCTATCTGCGGGTCAAGGGCGAGGTGGAGCGCGACCTCGCCAAGCTGCGCTTCGACCGGCTCGATGTGCTCCAGCCCGGACTCCTCCTCGGCAATCGTCCCAATGATCATCGCCCGGCCGAGCGGATGGGCATACTTGCCGCGCCCGTGCTGAACCTCATGCTGCACGGGGGGATGCGCAAGTATCGCGGTATCCGCGCCGAGACGGTGGCGGAGGCTGCGATGTCGCTGGCCAAGCGCGCGGCGCGCGGACGCTTCGTCCATGACAACGATGGGATACTGCGCGCGGCCCGCGCACTGGCCAAGCCGGAGCAGACCTAG
- a CDS encoding bile acid:sodium symporter family protein, which produces MIGLATRLFAFWTVAGTLLAWFVPPLFLWVVDARFAPFGQPLVSVMLGVVMLGMGLSLTVEDFRRVLRLPKAVLAGVALQFTIMPLAGFALAKLMGLEMGLAVGLVLVACCPGGTASNVVAFLARANVALSVTMTMASTTVAVFATPLLAGSLAGVFVDIDRWALFQSMIAVVLVPVVVGVALRALLPTVTRWVEPIAPLVSILLVVLIVGAIVARSKDLISMHAGVLLVALFLLHATGFALGYVLTRLFGFDEQVARTASIEVGMQNSGLGSTLAAAPSFAAQFANPMQAALAPVPSAISAVYHVVLGSLLASWWRRRTERGT; this is translated from the coding sequence ATGATCGGACTGGCGACACGGCTCTTTGCCTTCTGGACTGTCGCAGGAACGCTTCTCGCGTGGTTCGTCCCGCCGCTGTTCCTGTGGGTGGTCGATGCTCGCTTTGCGCCATTCGGACAGCCATTGGTCAGTGTGATGCTTGGCGTGGTCATGCTGGGCATGGGCCTTTCCCTGACGGTCGAAGACTTCAGGCGTGTGCTGCGATTGCCGAAGGCGGTGCTTGCGGGCGTCGCGTTGCAGTTCACGATCATGCCGCTCGCAGGATTTGCCCTGGCGAAGCTGATGGGCCTTGAGATGGGGCTGGCGGTAGGGTTGGTGCTGGTCGCTTGTTGCCCGGGCGGAACGGCTTCCAATGTCGTGGCCTTTCTCGCGCGCGCCAACGTCGCCCTTTCGGTGACCATGACCATGGCCTCCACCACGGTGGCAGTTTTCGCCACACCCTTGCTGGCAGGATCGCTTGCCGGGGTGTTCGTCGACATCGATCGCTGGGCGCTGTTCCAGTCGATGATAGCGGTGGTTCTGGTGCCTGTGGTGGTGGGTGTTGCCTTGCGGGCGTTGTTGCCCACGGTCACACGCTGGGTCGAACCGATCGCTCCCTTGGTTTCGATCCTGCTCGTCGTGCTGATTGTCGGGGCGATCGTCGCGCGTTCGAAGGACCTGATCAGCATGCACGCCGGCGTTTTGCTGGTCGCCTTGTTCCTGCTCCATGCGACGGGCTTTGCACTGGGCTATGTCCTGACGCGCCTGTTCGGCTTCGACGAGCAGGTCGCGCGCACGGCCAGCATCGAAGTAGGCATGCAGAACAGCGGTCTTGGCTCCACCCTTGCCGCCGCCCCGAGTTTCGCCGCGCAATTCGCCAACCCGATGCAGGCCGCCTTGGCCCCGGTTCCCAGCGCGATTTCGGCGGTCTATCACGTAGTCCTGGGTAGCCTGCTGGCAAGCTGGTGGCGGCGCCGAACGGAGAGAGGGACCTGA
- a CDS encoding deoxyguanosinetriphosphate triphosphohydrolase: MERARYAADPAKSRGREFAENRDGSRGPRSEFQRDRDRIVHSIAFRRLRSKTQVFIAPDGDHYRTRLTHSIEVAQIGRVIARELGLDEDLTEALCLGHDIGHPPFGHAGEKALEEAMVHAGGYDHNAQVIRTLARLESPYCEHDGLNLTWETLEGLAKHNGPVSAPNWALAQVDEAFPLDLGEWSSLEAQVAAIADDIAYDNHDIDDGLRAGFLELDDLLTLDLLADQWRAVERRFPHANRDRQLRELVRTQIGLMVNDVLTQTREQVKGIGSVDDVRSAGKALATFSPAMREQERRLKAFMYDRLYCHPEQLATAERARDVIARLFVAYSQDASTMPDSWLAQMPAGEPERSRHIADFIAGMTDRYAIDQIRRIYGRAPEGLSNV; the protein is encoded by the coding sequence ATGGAAAGAGCCCGCTACGCCGCTGATCCCGCCAAGAGCCGCGGGCGCGAATTTGCCGAGAACCGTGATGGCTCGCGTGGGCCGCGCAGCGAGTTCCAGCGCGATCGCGATCGCATCGTCCATTCGATCGCCTTCCGCCGCTTGCGCTCCAAGACCCAGGTTTTCATCGCGCCCGACGGCGATCACTACCGCACGCGCCTGACGCACAGCATCGAAGTGGCCCAGATCGGCCGGGTGATCGCGCGCGAGCTGGGCCTCGACGAAGATCTGACCGAGGCGCTGTGCCTGGGGCATGACATCGGCCACCCGCCCTTCGGCCATGCCGGCGAGAAAGCGCTTGAAGAAGCGATGGTCCATGCCGGGGGCTACGATCACAACGCACAGGTCATCCGCACCCTGGCGCGGCTCGAGAGCCCCTATTGCGAGCACGACGGGCTCAACCTGACCTGGGAGACGCTCGAGGGATTGGCCAAGCACAATGGCCCGGTTAGCGCCCCTAACTGGGCGCTGGCGCAGGTCGACGAGGCATTCCCGCTCGATCTCGGTGAGTGGAGCTCGCTCGAAGCGCAAGTCGCGGCGATTGCCGACGACATTGCCTATGACAATCACGACATCGACGATGGCTTGCGCGCGGGCTTCCTAGAGCTCGATGACCTGCTCACGCTCGATCTTCTGGCCGACCAGTGGCGGGCGGTCGAGCGGCGTTTCCCGCATGCCAACCGCGATCGGCAGTTGCGCGAGCTCGTCCGCACGCAGATCGGGCTAATGGTCAACGATGTGCTCACCCAGACGCGCGAGCAAGTGAAGGGCATCGGCAGCGTCGATGATGTGCGATCGGCGGGCAAGGCGCTGGCTACCTTCTCGCCCGCGATGCGTGAGCAGGAGCGGCGGTTGAAGGCCTTCATGTACGACCGGCTCTATTGCCACCCCGAACAGCTCGCGACTGCGGAGCGCGCTCGCGATGTTATTGCCCGGCTATTCGTCGCCTATAGCCAGGACGCCTCTACCATGCCGGACAGCTGGCTCGCGCAGATGCCTGCGGGCGAGCCGGAGCGCAGCCGCCATATCGCCGATTTCATCGCGGGAATGACTGATCGGTACGCCATCGACCAGATACGCCGCATCTATGGACGCGCGCCCGAGGGGCTCAGCAATGTCTGA
- a CDS encoding ABA4-like family protein, with amino-acid sequence MWEIAFSLANGLAMIMWASLILLPRWPALLAATLYLGVGLLCMAYAVGLVGILWGVLDPVGGGPSANFSSIEGVRAIFASDGGVTVGWIHYLAFDLFVGVWIARDADAKGFTRWVQAPILLATFMAGPIGLFLWLLIREKRAREQGRWE; translated from the coding sequence ATGTGGGAAATTGCATTCAGTCTGGCGAATGGCTTGGCGATGATTATGTGGGCGTCGCTGATCCTCTTGCCGCGCTGGCCAGCGTTGCTCGCGGCGACCCTCTACCTCGGTGTGGGGCTGCTGTGCATGGCCTATGCCGTTGGGCTGGTCGGCATCCTGTGGGGCGTGCTCGACCCAGTCGGTGGAGGCCCTTCGGCGAACTTCAGCAGCATCGAGGGGGTCCGGGCGATCTTCGCCAGCGACGGTGGGGTAACCGTCGGGTGGATACACTATCTCGCCTTCGATCTGTTTGTCGGTGTGTGGATTGCCCGCGATGCCGATGCGAAGGGCTTTACCCGCTGGGTGCAGGCACCAATCCTGCTGGCAACCTTCATGGCAGGCCCGATTGGATTGTTCCTGTGGTTGCTGATCCGTGAAAAGCGCGCGCGCGAGCAGGGGCGCTGGGAATAG